Proteins encoded by one window of Nocardioides euryhalodurans:
- a CDS encoding murein hydrolase activator EnvC family protein — protein sequence MRTVPHLLATILPALLLTASVPASAATDPVGRWPLPPPPEVVAPFDAPDSTWGPGHRGVDLLGAPGQPVRAALPGRVTFVGTIAGRGVVVVDHGPTRTTYEPVASSLAPGRRLAAGDPIGTLGLLGSHCFPRACLHWGWIRGRETYLDPLRLVGGGPVRLLPLAGLPRPAAGSSAVAPLASPYAAWRPAVQQLADWFAW from the coding sequence ATGAGGACGGTCCCACACCTGCTCGCCACGATCCTGCCGGCCCTGCTCCTGACGGCGTCCGTGCCCGCCTCGGCGGCCACCGACCCGGTCGGCAGGTGGCCCCTGCCGCCGCCCCCCGAGGTGGTCGCGCCGTTCGACGCACCGGACAGCACCTGGGGCCCCGGCCACCGCGGGGTCGACCTGCTCGGCGCCCCCGGGCAGCCGGTCCGCGCCGCCCTGCCGGGACGCGTCACCTTCGTCGGGACCATCGCCGGCCGGGGCGTGGTGGTCGTCGACCACGGTCCCACCAGGACGACGTACGAGCCGGTCGCGAGCAGCCTCGCCCCTGGTCGGCGCCTCGCCGCGGGGGACCCGATCGGCACGCTCGGGCTGCTCGGTTCCCACTGCTTCCCGCGCGCCTGCCTCCACTGGGGCTGGATCCGGGGCCGCGAGACCTATCTCGACCCGCTGCGGCTCGTCGGAGGGGGGCCGGTGCGGCTGCTCCCGCTGGCCGGCCTGCCCCGGCCCGCGGCCGGGTCGTCGGCCGTCGCGCCACTCGCGTCGCCGTACGCCGCGTGGCGGCCCGCGGTCCAGCAGCTCGCCGACTGGTTCGCCTGGTGA